The Salvia miltiorrhiza cultivar Shanhuang (shh) unplaced genomic scaffold, IMPLAD_Smil_shh original_scaffold_302, whole genome shotgun sequence genome window below encodes:
- the LOC131003956 gene encoding MDIS1-interacting receptor like kinase 1-like, producing MAKRWLPLANLVFLLLLFTHSHSATHPADVAALRDIKNSLTDITSAAQFFSTWDFSSAADADPCSSFAGVTCSASRVTILTLGTGLSDSPGLAGTLPAAIARLAALTQLILFAGIVTGPIPPELAALRRLRVISLAGNRLTGAIPPEILRLPALHTLDLSRNRLSGAVPPPLAAAPQLKILVLAGNRLTGEFPGDLPPQLLHLDLSSNLLTGELPAKLPAALRYLSAANNRLRGSLSGSALDPLSDLAYVDLSMNELSGPVPGPLLRRGVTSLLLQRNNFSGGLPESPPWEAVAGSTVDLSHNFLSGEVTAALAGVETLFLNNNRLSGGVAAEYAASVAAGTMKTLYLQHNYLTGFPLGVGSALPEAAAVCVSYNCMAAPPLGLAACPDSAGEQLSRPAYQCNGFHNSLD from the coding sequence ATGGCCAAACGGTGGCTGCCGTTAGCAAACCTTGtattcctcctcctcctcttcacACACTCACACAGCGCCACCCACCCCGCCGACGTCGCCGCCCTCCGTGATATCAAGAACTCCCTCACCGACATCACCTCCGCCGCCCAATTCTTCTCCACTTGGGACTTCTCCTCCGCCGCCGACGCCGACCCTTGCTCCTCCTTCGCCGGCGTCACCTGCTCCGCCTCCCGCGTCACCATCCTCACCCTCGGCACCGGCCTCTCCGACTCCCCCGGCCTCGCCGGCACGCTCCCCGCGGCCATCGCCCGCCTCGCCGCCCTCACCCAGCTCATCCTCTTCGCCGGCATTGTCACCGGCCCCATCCCGCCGGAGCTCGCCGCCCTCCGCCGCCTCCGGGTCATCTCCCTCGCCGGAAACCGCCTCACCGGCGCCATCCCGCCGGAGATCCTCCGCCTCCCGGCCCTCCACACCCTCGACCTCAGCCGCAACCGCCTCTCCGGCGCCGTCCCGCCGCCGCTCGCGGCGGCGCCCCAGCTCAAGATCCTCGTCCTCGCCGGGAACCGCCTCACCGGCGAATTCCCCGGCGACCTCCCGCCGCAGCTCCTCCACCTCGACCTGAGCAGCAACCTCCTCACCGGCGAGTTGCCGGCGAAATTGCCGGCGGCGCTCCGGTACCTCTCGGCGGCGAACAACCGCCTGCGGGGGTCGCTCAGCGGATCCGCGCTGGACCCGTTGAGCGACCTCGCCTACGTGGACCTGAGCATGAACGAGCTGAGCGGGCCCGTCCCGGGCCCGCTGCTCCGCCGCGGCGTGACGTCGCTCCTCCTCCAACGGAACAATTTCTCCGGAGGGCTGCCGGAGTCGCCGCCGTGGGAGGCGGTGGCGGGATCGACGGTGGACCTGAGCCACAACTTCCTCTCCGGGGAGGTGACGGCGGCGCTGGCCGGGGTGGAGACGCTGTTCCTCAACAACAACCGGCTGAGCGGCGGCGTGGCGGCGGAGTACGCCGCGAGCGTGGCGGCGGGCACCATGAAGACGCTCTACCTCCAGCATAACTACCTGACGGGGTTCCCGTTGGGGGTGGGGTCCGCGCtgccggaggcggcggcggtgtgCGTGTCGTATAATTGCATGGCGGCGCCGCCGCTGGGGCTGGCGGCGTGCCCCGACAGCGCCGGAGAGCAGCTCTCGAGGCCGGCGTATCAGTGCAACGGATTCCACAATTCTTTGGATTGA